Below is a window of Pseudomonas sp. B21-040 DNA.
CCACACCGACCGAGCCTTTTTTGCGCGCCTCGGTCATCCACTCATCGACGTTGTCCAGGGGCACTTTGCGCGAAGCCATGGCCGGGTCGCCGAGACCGTACTTCAGCTCGCCGATGGTATTGAACAGATCGACTTGCGGGCGCTTCAAACGCCAGGACAACGCGGAGGCCGCACCGAGATCGTTACTGAGCAAAGAACTGGTTTTGCCCAATGCATCGAGGTGTTCGGCAATGAACTGGTCCGGCATCTTGCTGTTGACGACCTGTGCCGGCATGGCGGCTGGCAACAACGCAATCAATATCCAGATGCCGATCGCCGGCATCGCCCAAAAAGTCAGTGGACGCAGGGCTTGTAATGAATTGCTGATGATCCAGCCGAGCAACACGATGAACGCCAGCGACAGGCTGAACATCTCGGTGTTTTCGTAGATCTCTTTGGAAACCTGAAGATAGAGCAGGGCGATCAGGGCAACAGTGCCCACGGTGATGTTGATCGCCGCATTGATGCGAAGCGACCGCGCTCGCCCTTGGTTCAGGAGCTCCATGACCGTGTGCCCCATCAGCAGGGCCAGCGGCAATAGGCACGGCATGATGTAGGTCGGCAGTTTGCCGCTGCTCAAACTGAAGAAAGCCAGTGGCAACAGCAGCCAAAGCAGCAGGAAACCGACGACAGGCTGGCGTTTGTGCTTCCAGGCGTTGATGAACGTGGTCGGTAGCAACGCCGCCCATGGCAGGCTCGACACCACCAGCAAGGGCAGATAGAACCACCATGGCCGCGCATGCTGTGCATCATCGGCGGCGAACCGGCGCACGTGTTCGTTCCAGAAGAAAAAGCGCCAGAAGTCCGGCTCCCGGTGGTGAATGGCGAGCACCCAAGGCAAGCACACCACCACCGCCACCAGCACGGCCAACGAACCGTAACGCACCAGTTCACCCATGCGCCGTTGCCAAAGCATGTAGGGCAGGGCGATCAACACGGGTAACAACCAGGCCAGAAAGCCCTTGGTCATGAAGCCCATGCCACAGGCGAACCCCAGCATCGCCCAGGCACCCACCTTGCTTCGTGGGGTTTGACCGTCGAGGGCAAACCACAGCGCAACCAGGCTCAGGTTGACCCAGAAGGTGAATTGCGGATCGAGGTTGGCGTAACCGGCCTGGCCGGCAATCAGCCCGAAACTCATGTACAGCAACGCGCAGGCCGCGCTTTTGCGCGGGTCGCTCCAAAGCCTGCGGGCGATCAGGTACGTCAACCAGACACTTAGCCCGGTACTGAGCGCCGAAGCAATGCGCACACCAAACAGGTTGTCACCAAAAACCGCCTGGCCGATGGCAATCATCCAGTACCCGGCGATGGGCTTTTCGAAGTAGCGAATGCCCATGAAGTGCGGCGCGACCCAGTTGCCGCTCAGGAGCATTTCCTGGCTGATCTGGGCATAACGGGGCTCGTCGGGGATCCACAGGCCGTGGGTCATCAAGGGCAGCAGGTAGAACACCACAAAGGCGAGAACCAGACCGGGCACAATCCAGCGATTGGCGGCGTTTGAAGTGCCGGTATAACGGTAGGACTGTGCCCCGACCGGGTGTCGCAACGGATTGTTTTGGGACGTCATGACTCGACCTGACTTAGAGACGTTACCGAATTCAGTGCAGGGCTCGGCGCAATCCTGCGAAAGCACAGCACTGGAATAAATTGCCCGAAGGCACAAATACAGCCGGAGTAAGTGATTTCTTTGATCTGGAACTATCAGCCTCCTTGGTTGAATGGTTCCTGACAAAATCGAAAATAAAGGTGAACTAGCGTTCAGCTGTCCATTGAGAAAGATTAACTTTCACTGTCGGGCACTTAACTAAGGAAGGTTCCATGGGTGCACTTAAAATGCACCGTTCACCTTCCATTGTTACTGCCGGCTGGCGAGTCGTTACTTGCGTGCTGCTGCAGTCGCCAGCGAGGGCCAGTCTTCAGGTTGCAGGATGCCCAACACCTTGAGTTGCCCTTGTGCATCGATGCTGACGAACAATGAACTGGTGTATTCACTGTCGGCAGCGTGTTTGAAACCTGTCTCTTTTTCAAAGTCGCTGATACAGCCACTGTGCGTCACCAGCACGCTGTTGCGATGGGCAACCTTGTGCGCAACCACATCGTTACGCAGTGCGGTGCCACAACTGGCCAGCCATTCTTGGGCGACCGCATCTTTGCCGAACATGGCGTGCGCTGTTTGTTGGGTGCGGGTCACCGGGCTTGCAAGTACATCGGTCTGCGCCATGCCCAGGCCCATAAAGCCTTTACCTACCGCCGTAGCTGTTTCGCTGCCATGGCGGGTAATGCCGTCGGCAGGACCCAGGCACGGGTTGCTCGACCGGTCACAGCGCTCGGCGTGTCGCACCAACACCACCACTTCTCCGGCCTGCCAATGCTTGAGCAGTTCGGCATGGGCCTGGGCGTCGGCGCTTCCCAGATTTGTCGGCGAGGTGTGCCACATGACAAAACCTGTCACGAGAGCAGCCACCAACAGTGAGCCCGAGATCGCAACCACTCGGGTGAGGCGCGAACCCTGGCGTGGCGCTGAGGTGGCAGGTGATACCGTTTTGAGCATGTTCTTACCCTTGACTGTTCGCAACACCGGACATAAGGCTGCTTTGGCCGCAGAAAAAACTGACGAATTTCAAATCAAGTTTTACTAAACCTGGATGATGAGCGGTACGTTAAAGGCTGAGGCGTGTGAACGTGGTGAAACGGATGTGAAAATTTTGCGCAGATGATCGAAGGGCAAATGCTTCTAGTGTGATGATCTACAACATTATTACAAACTAACTAGTTGCGCGGAGTATTTGAAAGTCAATATCAAGTACGGTGTGAAACTTGTTACAGAAGTGCCGCAGTTGCTTTGCCGAGGAAGAAAAACGTCATGCGATGTTCCAGCCTTTCATACCCGACGATGAAAGTCGGGGAGCGGGCTTGGGATCAGGGCTTTCGCAGGTGCAGCGGATCTGTAGCCGACAGCAATGGCAAGTGACGCTCGGCAGCCTTGAGCCCAACGGCTGCTGTTTCACCGTTGAGCTTAAGCCGGCGTAATCGGTTTCAACCGGAGGACGGGCAACTCTGTTGCGACCCCCTGGCCGCCTGGCCGATCACGGCCGCCAGGCGTTTGACATTGTTCTGCTGGGCGGCAACCAGGTCTTCGATACTTGTCGCCGAAGGCGTTTGCAAAGTGCTATGGCAGGTGAGTGATGAAACATTGCCTTCACCGATGCCCCGCAAGCGCCAGGTCGCCTCGATCAGCCCGTACTGGCCGGGAACAGAATCAAAGCGCTGCACCTCCACCCGCAACGACAATTTGCGTGGGGGGTTGGCGTTGATCAGTTGAGCCGCCAGTGCGCTTTGTAATTCCTCAGACAGTGATGCGCCCCACCAGTCGGTTTCCAGCAGGACCAGGCCACTGTTTCCCTGGCGAATGACTATCTGCGTCCGGTCGACCTGAGCCGGCACACTGACAGCATCAAACTCGATGTACATCCCGTTACTGTGCGCCGCGCCCCCGGTTTGCTGCGGCATCAGCGTGTGGTAATGAACCGGTTCACTGCGGCAGGCCGCCAGCAGCATCAGCGCAGTGATCAAGGTGATCTTCGGCGAAAAACCCATACGTCGTGCTCCTTTGTTCTGCGGCGCGGTCATTGTTTCAGGTCCTTAGCCGAGGCATTTTCGGGTCGTCCACGAATCAGCGATTCTGGATGCCTGCTCAAATAATCCGCCAGCTGACGCAACGCTCTTGCCGCGCGCCCCAGTTCATCCAGTGTTTCTCCCAGTTGTACCCGTTGCGGCGAGTCTTCGGCGATGGTGGAACCGGCCGACTTTATCGTCGTATTGGCCGATTGCAGGGTCGTGCTGACGTCCGACAGGGTGGTGCTCACACCGGGCAGGGTCTTGGTATTGAATTGCGCCAAGCCTTTGCGCAGTTCCACGAGGTTGCTGTCGAGGTTGCCGGCAATACGATCGATTGGCAGTTTGTTGAGTTTGTCGACCATGGCCTCCAGTTTTTCCTGCAATTGCTCAAGGCTACCCGGCAACGTCGGAATCATGACCGGGCGTGCGTTTGGATCGAAGGCCACTTTTTCGGTTTTAGGGTAGAAGTCCAGGGAAATGTACAACTGACCGGTCAACAGATTGCCGGTACGGGCCTGGGCGCGCAGGCCGTTTTCGATAAACGAGCCAATCATCCGAACGCTGGCCGCTTCGTCATTGGGGTCATGATTGAGCGCCTTGATCATTTTGGTGTGGGCCTGCCCCAAACGCTGCGGGTAGATCACGATGCCGACATTGACCGGGAACGTGCGCTTTTGCGCGTCGAAATCCAGATTGACCGATACCACCTTGCCGATCTCCATGCCCAGGAATTCCACCGGCGCATCGACCTTGAGCCCGCGCATGGCCTGATCGAAACGCAGGGCCAGGAATTGCGGCTTGCCATTCGGTGGCGCGAGGGCGCTTTGCTGGTCCTCGAACAGTTCGTAGGCATATTCTTCGGCGGCAGGTTTATCGTTAGGGCTGTACTCCGGCGCGCGAAAGGCAATACCGCCTACCAACATCGAGGACAAGGATTCGGTCTTGACCGCAAAACCGTTGGCACCCACGCTTACGTCGATACCGCTGGCGTTCCAGAAACGGGTGTTTTCGGTGACGTACTGGTCATTGGGTGCATGGATGAACAAGTCGATGTTCACCCCTTTGCCATCCGGGTCCAATCCATAGGCCACCACTTGGCCAACCGGAATCTTGCGGTAGTAAACCGGCGAGCCAATGTCCAGCGAGCCCAGGTCCTGGGTGTGCAAGGTGAAACGCTTGCCGGGTTCGCCATAGGTGATCGCCGGCGGGTTTTCCAGGCCCTTGAAGTTTTTCGCGCGGCCATTGGCCTGGCCGATGTCGGCGCCGATGTAATCACCGGACAGCAATGTATCGATCCCTGAGACACCGCCGGCACCGATGCGCGGACGCACGACCCAGAATTGCGAGTCTTCACGGGTGAAGCTTTCGGCCTGCTTGGCCAGTTTGATCGTGGCGTTGACACTCTTCTGGTCGTTGCTCAGTTCTACGTCCGAGACTTGGCCGATGATCACGTTGCGGTATTTGACCTCGGTCTTGTTGGCCGTCAGGCCATCACCGGTCTTGAACGTAACCGTGATAGTCGGGCCTTCCTGCAAGATGCTGTGGACGACCAGGGAAATACCCACCAATACCGCGACAATCGGAACGATCCAGACCAGTGAAACGCTGCGGCCAGTCTTGATTGGGGCCTGTCCGGGGGCCTGTGGCCCTTCAGTGGCTTGCGACTTCATCCATGACCTCCTCGTTTTGTGGGTTTTCCCGCGTTGAATCCCAGATCAGGCGCGGGTCGAAACTCATCGCCGACAGCATGGTGAACACCACCACCAAACCAAAAAACAGGATGCCCGGGCGCGGTTCGATGTCGGCCAGGGCCTGAAACTTCACCAGGGAGGCCACCAGTGCCACGACGATCACATCGAGCATTGACCAGTAACCGATGACCTCCACAAAGCGGTACAGCTGCGACCGTTCCTTGAGTGCCCACTGGCTGTCGCGGTGTACGGACAACAGCAGGAACGTCAGGGCCAAAAACTTGATGCCCGGCACCGCGATGCTGGCGATGAAAATGATCAGGGCGATGTCCCACGCGCCGGCCTCCCAGAACTCAAGTACGCCGCTCATGATCGTGCTGTCGGCACCGTTACCGACCATCTTGGTGTTCATCACCGGCAACAGATTGGCCGGGACGTAAAACGCCAGGGCGGTGAACATGTAGGCCCACGTGCGGTTCAGCGAGTTGGTTTTGCGCCGATGCAGGGGCGCACCGCAGCGCTCACATTCATGCGGCTCGCCGGTCATGTCGCAGGCCAGGCCGCAGCTGTGACACAGGCACAGGTTGAGTTCGCTGGCGACCGGAGGGGTATTCATAGAATGTCCCATAATTCACGGATATCGCGCCCGGCGATGCGGATCATCATCAGGCTCAGCACGGCAAGCGCAAACAGGCCGATGCCGGGCAGTACGTCCAGCAATCCGGCGAGTTTGATGACCGCCACCATTGCACCCAGCAGGCAGACTTCCAGCATGCTCCAGGGCCTGAGGGCCTCCAGCCAGCGCATGCAGAATTTAAAACCGGGTGAACGACGGTGTGAGAGGGCAAAACCCAGGACCCAGATGAGCAACAACAGCTGGAAAATCGGTGCGATGATCATCGCAATCGCCGCGACCATCGCAATGAAGGTGATCGGTCCCATGCTCAGGGCCAGGACTGAATCCCAGAGCGTTGCACTGTTTTTCAAGCCTTTGAGGCTGATGCTCATGACCGGATAAAAATTGGCGAAAACCCACAGCATCAACGCGGCGAAGGTCAACGCCAGGCGTTGCTCCACTGTCAGACCGTTATAGCGCTGGAGCACGCCGCCGCAGCACGTACACAGGGTTTTCTGGTGTTTGGCGAGCGTGACTTTTTCATACACACAGTCGCAGTGCTCGCAGATGATCAGCTGATCAGTAGTTGCCATGGGCCAAGGCT
It encodes the following:
- a CDS encoding histidine phosphatase family protein — protein: MLKTVSPATSAPRQGSRLTRVVAISGSLLVAALVTGFVMWHTSPTNLGSADAQAHAELLKHWQAGEVVVLVRHAERCDRSSNPCLGPADGITRHGSETATAVGKGFMGLGMAQTDVLASPVTRTQQTAHAMFGKDAVAQEWLASCGTALRNDVVAHKVAHRNSVLVTHSGCISDFEKETGFKHAADSEYTSSLFVSIDAQGQLKVLGILQPEDWPSLATAAARK
- the arnT gene encoding lipid IV(A) 4-amino-4-deoxy-L-arabinosyltransferase codes for the protein MTSQNNPLRHPVGAQSYRYTGTSNAANRWIVPGLVLAFVVFYLLPLMTHGLWIPDEPRYAQISQEMLLSGNWVAPHFMGIRYFEKPIAGYWMIAIGQAVFGDNLFGVRIASALSTGLSVWLTYLIARRLWSDPRKSAACALLYMSFGLIAGQAGYANLDPQFTFWVNLSLVALWFALDGQTPRSKVGAWAMLGFACGMGFMTKGFLAWLLPVLIALPYMLWQRRMGELVRYGSLAVLVAVVVCLPWVLAIHHREPDFWRFFFWNEHVRRFAADDAQHARPWWFYLPLLVVSSLPWAALLPTTFINAWKHKRQPVVGFLLLWLLLPLAFFSLSSGKLPTYIMPCLLPLALLMGHTVMELLNQGRARSLRINAAINITVGTVALIALLYLQVSKEIYENTEMFSLSLAFIVLLGWIISNSLQALRPLTFWAMPAIGIWILIALLPAAMPAQVVNSKMPDQFIAEHLDALGKTSSLLSNDLGAASALSWRLKRPQVDLFNTIGELKYGLGDPAMASRKVPLDNVDEWMTEARKKGSVGVVMRVNSVAEIEEVERLPIDGKRYQRGNLQILIFPQTSPDKVSPPAPTGNPS
- a CDS encoding paraquat-inducible protein A, with protein sequence MATTDQLIICEHCDCVYEKVTLAKHQKTLCTCCGGVLQRYNGLTVEQRLALTFAALMLWVFANFYPVMSISLKGLKNSATLWDSVLALSMGPITFIAMVAAIAMIIAPIFQLLLLIWVLGFALSHRRSPGFKFCMRWLEALRPWSMLEVCLLGAMVAVIKLAGLLDVLPGIGLFALAVLSLMMIRIAGRDIRELWDIL
- a CDS encoding membrane integrity-associated transporter subunit PqiC gives rise to the protein MGFSPKITLITALMLLAACRSEPVHYHTLMPQQTGGAAHSNGMYIEFDAVSVPAQVDRTQIVIRQGNSGLVLLETDWWGASLSEELQSALAAQLINANPPRKLSLRVEVQRFDSVPGQYGLIEATWRLRGIGEGNVSSLTCHSTLQTPSATSIEDLVAAQQNNVKRLAAVIGQAARGSQQSCPSSG
- a CDS encoding intermembrane transport protein PqiB yields the protein MKSQATEGPQAPGQAPIKTGRSVSLVWIVPIVAVLVGISLVVHSILQEGPTITVTFKTGDGLTANKTEVKYRNVIIGQVSDVELSNDQKSVNATIKLAKQAESFTREDSQFWVVRPRIGAGGVSGIDTLLSGDYIGADIGQANGRAKNFKGLENPPAITYGEPGKRFTLHTQDLGSLDIGSPVYYRKIPVGQVVAYGLDPDGKGVNIDLFIHAPNDQYVTENTRFWNASGIDVSVGANGFAVKTESLSSMLVGGIAFRAPEYSPNDKPAAEEYAYELFEDQQSALAPPNGKPQFLALRFDQAMRGLKVDAPVEFLGMEIGKVVSVNLDFDAQKRTFPVNVGIVIYPQRLGQAHTKMIKALNHDPNDEAASVRMIGSFIENGLRAQARTGNLLTGQLYISLDFYPKTEKVAFDPNARPVMIPTLPGSLEQLQEKLEAMVDKLNKLPIDRIAGNLDSNLVELRKGLAQFNTKTLPGVSTTLSDVSTTLQSANTTIKSAGSTIAEDSPQRVQLGETLDELGRAARALRQLADYLSRHPESLIRGRPENASAKDLKQ
- a CDS encoding paraquat-inducible protein A, translating into MNTPPVASELNLCLCHSCGLACDMTGEPHECERCGAPLHRRKTNSLNRTWAYMFTALAFYVPANLLPVMNTKMVGNGADSTIMSGVLEFWEAGAWDIALIIFIASIAVPGIKFLALTFLLLSVHRDSQWALKERSQLYRFVEVIGYWSMLDVIVVALVASLVKFQALADIEPRPGILFFGLVVVFTMLSAMSFDPRLIWDSTRENPQNEEVMDEVASH